The following are from one region of the Pseudomonas lalucatii genome:
- the mscL gene encoding large-conductance mechanosensitive channel protein MscL, with amino-acid sequence MSILGEFKAFAVKGNVVDMAVGIIIGAAFGKIVSSFVGDMVMPPLGILIGGVDFSDLAIVLKAAEGDLPAVTLAYGKFIQTILDFTIVAFAIFMGVKVINRLKREEEAAPAAPPAPTKEQQLLGEIRDLLKAQQK; translated from the coding sequence ATGAGCATACTCGGTGAATTCAAGGCATTCGCGGTCAAGGGCAACGTGGTCGACATGGCGGTGGGCATCATCATCGGTGCCGCCTTCGGCAAGATCGTGTCCTCCTTCGTCGGCGACATGGTGATGCCGCCGCTGGGCATCCTGATCGGCGGGGTGGACTTCTCCGACCTGGCCATAGTGCTCAAGGCCGCCGAGGGCGACCTGCCGGCGGTGACCCTGGCCTACGGCAAGTTCATCCAGACCATTCTCGACTTCACCATCGTCGCCTTCGCCATCTTCATGGGCGTCAAGGTCATCAACCGCCTCAAGCGCGAGGAAGAGGCCGCCCCCGCCGCCCCGCCGGCGCCGACCAAGGAGCAACAACTGCTCGGCGAGATCCGCGACCTGCTCAAGGCCCAGCAGAAGTAG
- a CDS encoding ferredoxin--NADP reductase has protein sequence MTVSEEKFTRQTLSDVHVWSPSLFSLRCSRAPGFRFRAGQFARLGVQKADGSLVWRAYSMVSAPHDDFLEFFSIVVPGGEFTSQLSRLKAGDSLLVDKQAFGFLTLDRFIDGRDLWLLASGTGLAPFLSLLQDFEAWQRFERIILVYSARTAGELAYQEQIRGLGQLEHLAEFADRLTYLPLVTREQAPGCLTARITTLLESGELERAAGVELSPEHSRLMLCGNPQMIDDTRALLKQRDLHLSLTRRPGQVAVENYW, from the coding sequence ATGACCGTCAGCGAAGAGAAGTTCACCCGCCAGACCCTGAGCGACGTGCACGTCTGGTCGCCGAGCCTGTTCAGCCTGCGCTGCTCGCGCGCCCCGGGCTTCCGCTTTCGTGCCGGGCAGTTCGCCCGCCTCGGCGTGCAGAAGGCCGATGGCAGCCTGGTCTGGCGCGCCTACTCGATGGTCTCGGCGCCCCACGACGACTTCCTCGAGTTCTTCTCCATCGTCGTGCCGGGCGGCGAATTCACCTCGCAGCTCAGTCGCCTCAAGGCCGGCGACAGCCTGCTGGTGGACAAGCAGGCCTTCGGTTTTCTCACCCTGGACCGCTTCATCGATGGCCGCGACCTCTGGCTGCTGGCCAGCGGCACCGGCCTGGCGCCGTTCCTGTCGCTGCTGCAGGACTTCGAGGCCTGGCAGCGCTTCGAGCGCATCATCCTGGTCTACAGCGCCCGCACCGCCGGCGAGCTGGCCTACCAAGAGCAGATCAGGGGCCTCGGCCAGCTGGAGCACCTGGCCGAGTTCGCCGACCGGCTGACCTATTTGCCGCTGGTGACCCGCGAGCAGGCGCCGGGCTGCCTGACCGCGCGCATCACTACCCTGCTCGAAAGCGGCGAGCTGGAGCGCGCCGCCGGCGTCGAACTGAGCCCCGAGCATTCGCGGCTGATGCTCTGCGGCAACCCGCAGATGATCGACGATACCCGGGCCCTGCTGAAGCAGCGCGACCTGCACCTGAGCCTGACCCGCAGGCCGGGCCAGGTGGCGGTGGAGAACTACTGGTAG
- a CDS encoding methyltransferase: MPILTTPFAQLDLIRQPDQANEPLQAFDAADEYLLGHLHEQGLASDARVLLLNDSFGALAASLVGRARVTSSGDSYLGHLGLRVNLARNQLPAEAVTFVPASETPQGPFDWVLVRVPKTLALLEEQLIRLHGQLTPGARVVAAAMVKHLPRAAGDLLEKYIGPVQASLAVKKARLLLATPETKAAPVSPYPTRYRLDKPALELLNHANLFCREGLDIGTRAFLPHLPRHLGRIRVADLGCGNGVLGIAYALASPQAELCLVDESYMAVQSAAENWRAALGGRPVSLRAGDGLADQAADSLDLVLCNPPFHQQQVVGDFLAWRMFQQARAALVKGGELWIVGNRHLGYHAKLGRLFRGVEQVAATPKFVVLKASK, encoded by the coding sequence ATGCCTATTCTGACGACGCCCTTCGCCCAACTCGACCTGATCCGCCAGCCCGACCAGGCCAACGAACCCCTGCAGGCCTTCGATGCCGCCGACGAATACCTGCTGGGCCACCTGCACGAGCAGGGTCTGGCGAGCGATGCTCGGGTACTGCTGCTCAACGACAGCTTCGGTGCCCTGGCCGCCAGCCTGGTCGGCCGGGCCCGGGTGACCAGCAGCGGCGACTCCTACCTGGGGCACCTGGGGCTGAGGGTCAACCTGGCGCGCAACCAGCTGCCGGCCGAGGCGGTGACCTTCGTCCCGGCCAGCGAGACGCCCCAGGGGCCGTTCGACTGGGTGCTGGTCCGCGTGCCCAAGACCCTGGCGCTGCTGGAGGAGCAGCTGATCCGCCTGCACGGCCAGCTGACCCCCGGGGCCAGGGTGGTGGCCGCGGCCATGGTCAAGCACCTGCCGCGGGCCGCCGGCGACCTGCTGGAAAAATACATCGGCCCGGTGCAGGCCTCCTTGGCGGTGAAGAAGGCGCGCCTGCTGCTGGCCACGCCCGAAACCAAGGCCGCCCCGGTATCGCCCTACCCGACCCGCTACCGCCTGGATAAACCCGCCCTGGAACTGCTCAACCACGCCAACCTGTTCTGCCGCGAAGGCCTGGACATCGGCACCCGCGCCTTCCTGCCGCACCTGCCCAGGCACCTGGGGCGCATCCGCGTGGCGGACCTGGGCTGCGGCAACGGCGTGCTCGGCATCGCCTACGCCCTGGCCAGCCCCCAGGCCGAACTGTGCCTGGTGGACGAGTCCTACATGGCGGTGCAGTCGGCGGCCGAGAACTGGCGCGCGGCCCTGGGCGGGCGGCCGGTGAGCCTTCGCGCCGGCGACGGCCTGGCCGACCAGGCCGCCGACTCCCTCGACCTGGTGCTGTGCAACCCGCCCTTCCACCAGCAGCAGGTGGTGGGGGATTTTCTCGCCTGGCGCATGTTCCAGCAGGCCCGCGCCGCGCTGGTCAAGGGCGGCGAGCTGTGGATAGTCGGCAACCGCCACCTGGGCTACCACGCCAAGCTGGGGCGGCTGTTCCGCGGCGTCGAGCAGGTGGCGGCCACGCCGAAGTTCGTGGTGCTCAAGGCGAGCAAATAG
- a CDS encoding DUF2474 domain-containing protein, which produces MARREEKKPLWQRLAWLALIWGASVLTLAAVAGLLRLFMSAAGLGTP; this is translated from the coding sequence ATGGCTCGGCGCGAGGAGAAGAAACCCCTGTGGCAGCGCCTGGCCTGGCTGGCGCTGATCTGGGGCGCCAGCGTACTGACCCTGGCCGCCGTGGCCGGGCTGCTGCGCCTGTTCATGAGTGCGGCGGGGCTGGGCACGCCGTAG
- the cydB gene encoding cytochrome d ubiquinol oxidase subunit II yields the protein MGIDLSLIWAVIIAFGVMMYVVMDGFDLGIGILFPFVGDEGERDVMMNTVAPVWDGNETWLVLGGAALFGAFPLAYAVVLSALYLPLILMLLGLIFRGVAFEFRFKAKAAKRHLWDKAFIGGSLTATFFQGVALGAYIDGFAVVDRAYAGGALDWLTPFSLFCGLALIAAYALLGCTWLIMKTEGRLQRQMHDLARPLVFVVLAVTSIVSLWTPLAHAEIAQRWFSLPNLFWFMPVPVLVLVCTWALLRAVARNANYSPFLLTLTLIFLGYSGLGISLWPHIIPPSVSLWDAAAPPQSQGFILVGALFIIPFILMYTAWSYYVFRGKVRVEDGYH from the coding sequence ATGGGTATCGATCTTTCGCTGATCTGGGCGGTGATCATCGCCTTCGGGGTGATGATGTACGTGGTCATGGACGGCTTCGACTTAGGGATAGGCATCCTCTTTCCCTTCGTCGGCGACGAGGGCGAGCGCGACGTGATGATGAACACCGTGGCGCCGGTGTGGGACGGCAACGAGACCTGGCTGGTGCTCGGCGGCGCGGCGCTGTTCGGCGCCTTCCCGCTGGCCTATGCGGTGGTCTTGAGCGCCCTGTACCTGCCGCTGATCCTGATGTTGCTGGGGCTGATCTTCCGCGGCGTGGCCTTCGAGTTCCGCTTCAAGGCCAAGGCGGCCAAGCGGCATCTCTGGGACAAGGCCTTCATCGGCGGCTCGCTGACCGCGACCTTCTTCCAGGGCGTGGCGCTGGGCGCCTATATCGACGGCTTCGCGGTGGTCGACCGCGCCTATGCCGGCGGCGCCCTGGACTGGCTGACGCCGTTCTCGCTGTTCTGCGGCCTGGCGCTGATCGCCGCCTACGCGCTGCTCGGCTGCACCTGGCTGATCATGAAGACCGAGGGCCGCCTGCAGCGGCAGATGCACGACCTGGCGCGGCCGCTGGTGTTCGTGGTGCTGGCGGTGACCAGCATCGTCAGCCTGTGGACGCCCCTGGCCCATGCCGAGATCGCCCAGCGCTGGTTCAGCCTGCCCAACCTGTTCTGGTTCATGCCGGTGCCCGTATTGGTCCTCGTCTGCACCTGGGCGCTGCTGCGGGCGGTGGCGCGCAACGCCAACTACTCACCGTTCCTGCTGACCCTGACGCTGATCTTCCTCGGCTACAGCGGCCTGGGGATCAGCCTGTGGCCGCACATCATCCCGCCTTCGGTGAGCCTCTGGGACGCCGCCGCGCCGCCGCAGAGCCAGGGCTTCATCCTGGTCGGCGCGCTGTTCATCATTCCCTTCATCCTGATGTACACGGCCTGGAGCTACTACGTGTTCCGCGGCAAGGTGCGGGTGGAAGATGGCTACCACTGA
- a CDS encoding cytochrome ubiquinol oxidase subunit I → MFGLEALDLARIQFAFTISFHIIFPAITIGLASYLAVLEGMWLKTQQEVYRDLYHFWSKIFAVNFGMGVVSGLVMAYQFGTNWSAFSDFAGAVTGPLLTYEVLTAFFLEAGFLGVMLFGWNRVGPGLHFFSTVMVAIGTLISTFWILASNSWMHTPQGFEIVDGRVIPVDWLAVVFNPSFPYRLAHMATAAFLATAFFVGASAAWHLLRGRDNPAIRTMLSMAMWIALIVAPIQAMIGDLHGLNTLKYQPAKIAAMEGHWNNSSGEPTPLILFGWPDMAREETRFKLEIPALGSLILTHSLDQQVPALKDFAPEDRPNSTVVFWTFRIMVALGLLMIATGLWSLWLRRRGALYRNRAFLHLAVWMGPSGIVAILAGWFTTEVGRQPWVVHGLMRTADASSGHSFAQMSLTLALFVVVYFALFGAGLGYMMRLVRKGPITDEGKEVAHGGPGQPRTPSRPLSAAEDDEDGDHLQTERS, encoded by the coding sequence ATGTTTGGCCTCGAGGCGCTCGATCTCGCCCGCATCCAGTTTGCCTTCACCATCTCCTTCCACATCATCTTCCCGGCCATCACCATCGGCCTGGCCAGCTACCTGGCGGTGCTCGAGGGGATGTGGCTGAAGACCCAGCAAGAGGTGTACCGCGACCTCTACCACTTCTGGTCGAAGATCTTCGCCGTCAACTTCGGCATGGGCGTGGTCTCCGGCCTGGTCATGGCCTACCAGTTCGGCACCAACTGGAGCGCCTTCTCCGACTTCGCCGGGGCGGTCACCGGGCCGCTGCTGACCTACGAGGTGCTCACCGCGTTCTTCCTCGAGGCGGGTTTCCTCGGCGTCATGCTGTTCGGCTGGAACCGCGTCGGCCCGGGGCTGCACTTCTTCTCCACGGTCATGGTGGCGATCGGCACGCTGATCTCGACCTTCTGGATCCTCGCCTCCAACAGCTGGATGCACACCCCCCAGGGCTTCGAGATCGTCGATGGGCGGGTGATCCCGGTGGACTGGCTGGCGGTGGTGTTCAACCCCTCGTTCCCCTATCGCCTGGCGCACATGGCCACCGCCGCCTTTCTCGCCACCGCCTTCTTCGTCGGCGCCTCGGCGGCCTGGCACCTGCTGCGCGGGCGCGACAACCCGGCGATCCGCACCATGCTGTCGATGGCCATGTGGATAGCCCTGATCGTGGCGCCGATCCAGGCCATGATCGGCGACCTGCACGGCCTCAATACCCTCAAGTACCAGCCGGCCAAGATCGCCGCGATGGAGGGCCACTGGAACAACAGCAGTGGCGAGCCGACTCCGCTGATCCTGTTCGGCTGGCCGGACATGGCGCGCGAGGAGACCCGCTTCAAGCTGGAGATCCCGGCCCTCGGCAGCCTGATCCTGACCCACAGCCTGGATCAGCAGGTGCCGGCGTTGAAGGACTTCGCCCCCGAGGACAGGCCCAACTCCACGGTGGTGTTCTGGACCTTCCGCATCATGGTCGCCCTGGGCCTGCTGATGATCGCCACCGGCCTGTGGAGCCTGTGGCTGCGCAGGCGCGGCGCGCTGTACCGCAACCGCGCGTTCCTGCACCTGGCGGTGTGGATGGGGCCCTCGGGCATAGTCGCCATCCTCGCCGGCTGGTTCACCACCGAGGTCGGCCGCCAGCCCTGGGTGGTGCATGGGCTGATGCGCACCGCCGACGCCTCCTCCGGCCACAGTTTCGCGCAGATGAGCCTGACCCTGGCGCTGTTCGTGGTGGTGTATTTCGCCCTGTTCGGCGCGGGCCTGGGCTACATGATGCGCCTGGTGCGCAAGGGCCCGATCACCGACGAGGGCAAGGAAGTGGCCCATGGCGGGCCGGGCCAGCCGCGCACGCCGTCGCGGCCGCTGTCCGCCGCCGAGGACGACGAGGATGGCGACCACCTGCAGACCGAGAGGAGCTGA
- a CDS encoding MFS transporter: MSVHGQLLLRHQRPFIAFWLARVCTASGFQMLTVAIGWHMYQLTGSVLDLGLVGLVEFLPRVLFMLHTGHVADRYDRRQVAALCQAGQLLIALALVLGSSSGEVTRELIFVLAFLLGAARAFEMPATQALLPSLVPPALFPAAVAASASAMQTATIAAPALGGFLYAFGSLWVYAPTALLYGLACALMLGLPPRQEPLRKERATLHSLLAGIRYIRSRRDIFGAISLDLCAVLLGGATALLPVFAKDILLTGPWGLGLLRSAPAVGALLMSFWLARFPIERQVGRTMFSAVAVFGVATIAFGLSTSFWFSLAVLVVLGAADMISMVIRGAFVQLQTPDAMRGRVSAVNGLFIGASNQLGEFESGLTAHWFGTVPAVVLGGVGTLLVTGAWIRLFPSLARRDRLQEPEEPTEALRP; the protein is encoded by the coding sequence ATGTCCGTCCACGGCCAGCTGCTCCTGCGCCATCAGCGCCCCTTCATCGCCTTCTGGCTGGCACGGGTGTGCACCGCCAGCGGCTTCCAGATGCTCACCGTGGCCATCGGCTGGCATATGTACCAGCTGACCGGCAGCGTGCTCGACCTGGGCCTGGTGGGCCTGGTCGAGTTCCTGCCGCGGGTGCTGTTCATGCTGCACACCGGCCATGTCGCCGACCGCTACGACCGCCGCCAGGTGGCCGCGCTGTGCCAGGCCGGACAGTTGCTGATCGCCCTGGCCCTGGTGCTGGGCAGCAGCAGCGGCGAGGTGACCCGCGAGCTGATCTTCGTCCTGGCCTTCCTCCTGGGCGCCGCCCGCGCCTTCGAGATGCCGGCGACCCAGGCGCTGCTGCCCAGCCTGGTGCCGCCGGCGCTGTTCCCCGCCGCGGTGGCCGCCTCGGCCTCGGCCATGCAGACGGCAACGATCGCCGCGCCGGCCCTCGGCGGCTTCCTCTACGCCTTCGGCAGCCTGTGGGTGTACGCGCCGACCGCCCTGCTCTACGGCCTGGCCTGCGCCCTGATGCTCGGCCTGCCGCCACGCCAGGAGCCGCTACGCAAGGAGCGCGCGACGCTGCATTCGCTGCTGGCCGGCATCCGCTATATCCGCAGCCGCCGCGACATCTTCGGCGCCATCTCCCTGGACCTGTGCGCCGTGCTGCTCGGCGGCGCCACCGCCCTGCTGCCGGTGTTCGCCAAGGACATCCTGCTCACCGGCCCCTGGGGCCTGGGCCTGCTGCGCTCGGCGCCGGCGGTCGGCGCGCTGCTGATGTCCTTCTGGCTGGCGCGGTTTCCCATCGAACGCCAGGTCGGCAGGACCATGTTCAGCGCGGTGGCGGTGTTCGGCGTGGCGACCATCGCCTTCGGCCTGTCCACCTCCTTCTGGTTCAGCCTGGCGGTGCTGGTGGTGCTCGGCGCGGCGGACATGATCAGCATGGTGATCCGCGGCGCCTTCGTGCAGCTGCAGACCCCGGACGCCATGCGCGGCCGGGTCAGCGCGGTGAACGGCCTGTTCATCGGCGCCTCCAACCAGCTCGGCGAGTTCGAGTCGGGGCTCACCGCCCACTGGTTCGGCACGGTGCCGGCGGTGGTCCTGGGCGGGGTCGGCACCCTGCTGGTGACCGGCGCCTGGATCAGGCTGTTCCCGAGCCTGGCCCGGCGCGACCGGTTGCAGGAGCCCGAGGAGCCGACCGAGGCACTGCGCCCTTAG
- a CDS encoding LysR family transcriptional regulator codes for MDWSDLQYFLAVAQGGSISRASRTLRVNHSTVLRRLQRLEERLGVALFQRLPGGYQLTVAGEALAAQLAGVSEQIERAERQLLGQDLQIRGSIRLTSTDTLFAGLLTPLLAEFREQHPGVQLQLVINNSFLRLTQREADMAVRGTNRPPENLLGRCVGRIQTALYASSAYLAGRPAALALSEHLWVAPDESLAHLEQAAWLAARVANEQVVARSDSLVGMVECVRQGMGVGLLLCPLAEAHDELVRLAEPDPALDTRVWVLTHPDLRGVARIRALGEFLYQRLSADPRLLH; via the coding sequence ATGGACTGGAGCGACCTGCAGTACTTCCTCGCCGTCGCCCAGGGCGGCTCGATCAGCCGGGCGTCGCGCACCCTGCGGGTCAACCACAGCACCGTGCTGCGGCGCCTGCAGCGCCTGGAGGAGCGGCTCGGCGTCGCCCTGTTCCAGCGCCTGCCCGGCGGCTACCAGCTGACCGTGGCGGGGGAGGCGCTGGCCGCCCAGCTGGCCGGTGTCAGCGAGCAGATCGAGCGGGCCGAGCGCCAGCTGCTGGGGCAGGACCTGCAGATTCGCGGCAGCATCCGCCTGACCTCCACCGACACCCTGTTCGCCGGCCTGCTGACCCCGTTGCTGGCCGAGTTCCGTGAACAGCATCCGGGCGTCCAGCTGCAGCTGGTGATCAACAACAGCTTTCTGCGCCTGACCCAGCGCGAGGCGGACATGGCGGTGCGCGGCACCAACCGGCCGCCGGAAAACCTGCTGGGGCGCTGCGTGGGGCGTATCCAGACGGCGCTCTATGCCTCGTCCGCCTACCTGGCCGGGCGGCCGGCGGCGCTGGCGCTGAGTGAGCACCTGTGGGTGGCCCCCGACGAGAGCCTGGCGCACCTGGAGCAGGCTGCCTGGCTGGCCGCGCGGGTGGCCAATGAGCAGGTGGTGGCGCGCAGCGACAGCCTGGTGGGCATGGTCGAGTGCGTGCGCCAGGGCATGGGCGTCGGCCTGTTGCTCTGTCCGTTGGCCGAGGCCCACGACGAACTGGTGCGCCTGGCCGAGCCCGACCCGGCGCTGGACACCCGGGTCTGGGTGCTGACCCATCCGGACCTGCGCGGGGTGGCGCGCATCCGCGCGCTGGGCGAATTCCTCTACCAGCGCCTGAGCGCCGACCCGCGCCTGCTGCACTAA
- a CDS encoding DoxX family membrane protein: MPSLDLPYAPAAARLLLRIGLAAMWISHGLVLKLLTFGVDGLGSWLSGIGLPSALALPLIVAETLGGLLILLGFYGRWVSLALLPILLGALLIHAPNGWVFSNPDGGWEYPLFLAAMSLVHILLGDGPLALKAEGATP, translated from the coding sequence ATGCCCAGCCTAGACCTGCCCTATGCCCCCGCCGCCGCGCGCCTGCTGCTGCGCATCGGCCTGGCCGCCATGTGGATCAGCCACGGCCTGGTGCTCAAGCTGCTGACCTTCGGCGTCGACGGCCTCGGCAGCTGGCTGAGCGGAATCGGCCTGCCGTCCGCCCTGGCCCTGCCGCTGATCGTCGCCGAGACCCTCGGCGGCCTGCTGATCCTGCTCGGCTTCTACGGCCGCTGGGTATCCCTGGCGCTGCTGCCGATCCTGCTCGGCGCACTGCTGATCCATGCGCCCAATGGCTGGGTGTTCAGCAACCCCGACGGCGGCTGGGAATACCCGCTGTTCCTCGCCGCCATGTCCCTGGTCCACATCCTGCTCGGCGACGGCCCGCTGGCCCTGAAAGCCGAAGGAGCCACCCCATGA
- a CDS encoding glutathione S-transferase family protein, with the protein MNTSLELISHPLCPYVQRAAIVLAEKGVAFRRRDVDLGDKPAWFLALSPLGKVPLLRSERGVLFESAVIAEYLDETLAPRLHPEDAFERARHRAWIEFASAVLNDVARFYNAADAAQLEAQHQTLRRRFEQLEDALGEGPWFAGATFSLVDAAFAPVFRYWQVFERIADFATFAGLAGVERWRRVLAERPSVRGAAPADYPERLWQFIARRDSQLATLRAQRTAAAATPA; encoded by the coding sequence ATGAACACATCCCTGGAGTTGATCAGTCACCCGCTGTGCCCCTACGTGCAACGGGCGGCCATCGTCCTCGCCGAGAAGGGCGTGGCCTTCCGTCGCCGCGACGTCGACCTGGGCGACAAGCCGGCCTGGTTCCTCGCCCTGTCGCCGCTGGGCAAGGTGCCGCTGCTGCGCAGCGAACGCGGCGTGCTGTTCGAGTCGGCGGTAATCGCCGAGTACCTCGACGAGACCCTGGCGCCGCGCCTGCACCCGGAAGACGCCTTCGAACGCGCCCGCCACCGCGCCTGGATCGAGTTCGCCTCGGCCGTGCTCAACGACGTCGCGCGCTTCTACAACGCCGCCGACGCGGCCCAACTGGAGGCCCAGCACCAGACCCTGCGCCGGCGCTTCGAACAGCTGGAGGACGCACTGGGCGAGGGCCCCTGGTTCGCCGGGGCGACCTTCTCCCTGGTGGATGCGGCCTTCGCCCCGGTGTTCCGCTACTGGCAGGTGTTCGAGCGCATCGCCGACTTCGCCACCTTCGCCGGCCTGGCCGGGGTCGAGCGCTGGCGCCGGGTCCTGGCCGAGCGGCCTTCGGTGCGCGGCGCGGCACCGGCGGACTACCCCGAGCGGCTGTGGCAGTTCATCGCCCGCCGCGACAGCCAGCTGGCGACCCTGCGCGCCCAGCGCACGGCGGCTGCGGCGACGCCGGCCTAG
- a CDS encoding DJ-1 family glyoxalase III — protein sequence MSTRAVITVADGVEDLECVTLIDVLRRAEIEVVVASIEGRRMITCARGTRLTADAMLVDVLAQEFDLIVLPGGMPGAQRLGEHEPLAERVRQQAKAGKFYAAICAAPAMALQPFGVLRQRRMTCYPSFSDRLSGCSFVDEPVVVDGNCITSQGPGTALAFALTLVEQLRGRGPRQQVAEAMLAS from the coding sequence ATGAGCACACGCGCCGTAATCACCGTAGCCGATGGTGTCGAGGACCTCGAATGCGTGACCCTGATCGACGTGCTGCGCCGCGCCGAGATCGAGGTGGTGGTGGCCAGCATCGAGGGCCGGCGGATGATCACCTGCGCCCGCGGCACGCGCCTGACCGCCGATGCCATGCTGGTCGACGTGCTGGCCCAGGAGTTCGACCTGATCGTGCTGCCCGGCGGCATGCCCGGCGCCCAGCGCCTGGGCGAGCATGAGCCGCTGGCCGAGCGGGTGCGCCAGCAAGCCAAGGCCGGCAAGTTCTACGCCGCCATCTGTGCGGCGCCGGCCATGGCCCTGCAGCCTTTCGGGGTGCTCAGGCAGCGGCGCATGACCTGCTACCCCAGCTTCAGCGATCGCCTGTCCGGCTGCAGCTTCGTCGACGAGCCGGTGGTGGTCGACGGCAACTGCATCACCAGCCAGGGGCCCGGCACCGCCCTGGCCTTCGCCTTGACGCTGGTGGAGCAGCTGCGCGGGCGCGGCCCCCGCCAGCAGGTGGCCGAGGCGATGCTGGCGTCCTAG
- a CDS encoding NCS2 family permease, with the protein MLERLFRLKAHNTTVRTEILAGLTTFLTMAYILFVNPSILAETGMDRGAVFVATCLAAAIGSAIMGLLANYPIALAPGMGLNAFFTYTVVLTMGHTWQVALGAVFLSGVIFFLLSIFKVREWIINSIPLALRAGIAAGIGLFLAIIALKNAGIVIDHPATLVTLGDMTAGGPLLACLGFFIIAALAYRRVTGAVMIGILLITGLSIVLGLSQLDAVVSMPPSVMPTLLQLDIMGALDIGLLSVIFAFLFVDLFDTSGTLVGVAQKADLLDKDGKMPRLGRALLADSTATMAGAALGTSTTTSYIESAAGISSGGRTGLTACVVALLFLLSLFFAPLAGAVPAYATAPALLFVAVLMMSSLAQIDWDDLTVAAPVAAAALAMPLTFSIANGIAFGFITWTLVKVLAGRWRDLNPALVILSALFVIKLGFFA; encoded by the coding sequence ATGCTGGAACGCCTATTCCGACTCAAAGCGCACAACACCACGGTGCGCACCGAGATCCTCGCCGGTCTCACCACCTTCCTGACCATGGCCTACATCCTCTTCGTCAACCCCAGCATCCTCGCCGAGACCGGCATGGACCGCGGCGCGGTGTTCGTCGCCACCTGCCTGGCCGCGGCCATCGGCTCGGCGATCATGGGCCTGCTGGCCAACTACCCGATCGCCCTGGCGCCGGGCATGGGCCTCAACGCCTTCTTCACCTATACCGTGGTGCTGACCATGGGCCATACCTGGCAGGTGGCCCTGGGCGCGGTGTTCCTCTCCGGGGTGATCTTCTTCCTGCTGTCGATCTTCAAGGTCCGCGAATGGATCATCAACAGCATCCCCCTGGCCCTGCGTGCCGGCATCGCCGCCGGTATCGGCCTGTTCCTGGCGATCATCGCCCTGAAGAACGCCGGCATCGTCATCGACCACCCGGCCACCCTGGTAACCCTCGGCGACATGACCGCAGGCGGGCCGCTGCTGGCCTGCCTGGGCTTCTTCATCATCGCCGCCCTGGCCTACCGCCGCGTCACCGGCGCGGTGATGATCGGCATCCTGCTGATCACCGGCCTGTCCATCGTCCTCGGCCTGTCGCAGTTGGACGCCGTGGTGTCCATGCCGCCCTCGGTGATGCCGACCCTGCTGCAACTGGACATCATGGGCGCCCTGGATATCGGCCTGCTCAGCGTGATTTTCGCCTTCCTGTTCGTCGACCTGTTCGACACCTCCGGCACCCTGGTCGGCGTGGCCCAGAAGGCCGACCTGCTGGACAAGGACGGTAAGATGCCGCGCCTGGGGCGCGCCCTACTGGCCGACAGCACCGCGACCATGGCCGGCGCGGCCCTGGGCACCAGCACCACCACCAGCTACATCGAGTCGGCGGCCGGCATCAGCTCTGGCGGGCGCACCGGCCTGACCGCCTGCGTGGTCGCCCTGCTGTTCCTCCTCAGCCTGTTCTTCGCCCCCCTGGCCGGCGCCGTGCCGGCCTACGCCACCGCCCCGGCGCTGCTGTTCGTCGCGGTGCTGATGATGAGCAGCCTGGCGCAGATCGACTGGGACGACCTGACCGTCGCCGCGCCGGTGGCGGCGGCCGCCCTGGCCATGCCGCTGACCTTCTCCATCGCCAACGGCATCGCCTTCGGCTTCATCACCTGGACCCTGGTCAAGGTCCTGGCCGGCCGCTGGCGCGACCTCAACCCGGCGCTGGTGATACTCTCGGCGCTGTTCGTGATCAAGCTGGGCTTCTTCGCCTGA